The Brassica rapa cultivar Chiifu-401-42 chromosome A10, CAAS_Brap_v3.01, whole genome shotgun sequence genome segment CATAGCCCTGCTGTAAGCCCTTTTTTTATTACCAGTTTGACACTACATCTAGGATCATGTATAAAACGTTTTCTCTTATGGACATTTTTACGGTATTTTCCAGGTTTTTGCATTCGAAAGGAATTACATATTGTGATCTGAAGCCATCAAACATCTTACTTGATGAAAATGGACATATTAAGGTAAGCATGTTGCTGTCTTTTTTTATGCAGGTGTGGAGATTATTTGGTTTAAATGATCTCATTTTGCTCTGTGTTGCAGCTGTGCGATTTTGGGTTGGCAAGGAAACTAGACGATATTTCTAAATCTCCTTCCACGGTAAACAGTTTTGCCTGTCCCTTTTTCTATATATGCGGTTTACGGTACTAGTGAATATATGATATCAAATTACATTGGAAGCTTCATGCCGTGAATACTGATCTCCTGTGATAACTTGCATCAGGGAAAACGTGGAACTCCGTACTATATGGCTCCAGAACTATATGAAGATGGAGGGGTCCATTCTTTTGCTTCTGATCTGTGGGCACTTGGCTGTGTGTTATATGAATGTTACACAGGGAGACCTCCTTTTGTGGCAAGAGAGTTCACGCAGCTTGTGAAATCTATTCATTCAGATCCAACTCCTCCACTGCCTGGAAATCCGAGCCGTTCATTCGTCAATCTTATTGAGTCTCTTCTTATCAAAGACCCAGCTCAAAGAATACAATGGGCAGATCTCTGTGGTCATGCATTTTGGAAGAGTAAGATCAATTTAGTACAGTTGCCTCCTCAGCCTACTTTTGATAAGATGATTGGCATACACCCAAAGCCATGTCTTTCCGAGCATAACGGAGACAGACCAAACAAGACCCCTCAGAAGTCTCGGGAGAAAGATCCAAAAGGAGGTTCAAGACACAATGAGAGCAATACTCAAGGTTCAAGGGGTCATGAGACGCCACAAAAGGGTACCCCTGCTGGTTCTAAAGTTCAAACGAAGCTTCCTAGTAAAGCAACTGAGGAAAAGCATGTAGGTCGTCCGGGTGCTAACAGGCAGGTGAACATTCTAAGATTGTCAAGGATCGCAAAGGCAAATCTCCAAAAGGAAAATGAGAAGGAAAACTACAGGAGACCCTTACCTAATAGCAACGAGAACTGTGCTGAAGTGAAGATCGAGAACACTGATATGGAACTTGATTTTGATGAAGACAATGATGAAGAGGGACCAGATGAATCAGAAGGAAATGAGAACACCCCTTGTGCAAAGGATGAAAGAGTTCTGAATCAAAATGAGAGTCACCAAAGACAAGGAGTTAGGAGCAATAATGTCCCTGATGAGAACTCGTCTCCAAATGAAACACCAACCTCGGCTGAAGCCAAAGATTGCCAAGAAGAGCAGTCAGAACCCATTGAAGTGTCAGCTGCGCTACCTTGTGCTAGTCCTCTAGTTAAAACTcacagaggaagagaagtttcTGGGTTGACTGTAAATCACGACTCGTCTAAAACACCTAATAGCATCAGTGACGTCCTTTGGCATTTATCTGATCTTTCTGTTAGACCTGTGATGCCCAGCAAAAAAtctgacaaagaagctgtgcctTCTCTCTCATTCGAAGCACCACAGCCTTCTGATTTTGGTAAGATGGGAAAGCAAGAACTAGAACCGCTTAACAATAGGATCATAACGGTTCTAAGTGGGAGTAGTGCTGGCATCTCAGAGAAACAGAATTTGATCAGATACCTCGAGACACTGAGTGGCAATGCTGATGCGGCCAACATCTTGACCAACGGGCCAATAATGCTTGTGCTTGTTAAAGTTCTGCGATTATCCAAGACCCCGGCGTTTCGTGTACAAATTGCTTCACTAATTGGTTTGTTAATTCGGCATTCTACTTCTATTGAGGATGACCTGGCAAACTCTGGTATTTTAGACTCTCTTACCAATGGCCTCAGAGACAAGCATGAAAAAGTGAGAAGGTTCTCTATGGCAGCTCTAGGTGAATTGCTATTCTACATCTCGACTCAAAATGAGCATAAGGATTTTAAACCAACAGAATCCCCATCTAAAGAAATCCGGTCTGCGTCAGGTTGGCAGGTTAGTTTTCCAGGACTTTTACTTTGAAACTTGTAGATTCCTTGCCTTATTATTTAGCTTTTAATGTTTATGGTGTAATTCTTATGGACCAAAGTACATTCCTTAATCTGAATAAGTGAACTCTATCTTTTCATTGATTCCTATTTAAACagattctttttcttctttttggctAGGTTTCAAATGCATTGATCTCTCTAGTAACATCTACCTTACGCAAAGGAGAGGATGACCTGACTCAGCTCTACGCGTTAAGGACAATAGAAAACATCTGCAGTCAAGGAGCTTATTGGGCCACCCGTTTCTCTAGCCAAGATTTGATAAGCAACCTCTGCTATATTTACAGGGCAGTAGGGAAACAGGAGAGCATGAGGCAGACTGCTGGATCATGTTTGGTCCGTCTTGCTCGTTTCAACCCTCCTTGCATTCAGACGGTTGTAGAAAAGCTTTCACTGAAGGAAATAGCTTCATCTTTTGTCAAAGGCAGCGCACGAGAGCAGCAAGTCTGCTTAAATCTTCTGAATATGGCTATGATTGGAAGTCACACATTCCCAAGCTTTGGAAGGCATCTTGTGACATTGGCAGAGGAGAAAAATCTCTTCCCTAGTTTGCTTTCCGTCATAGAGCAAGGAACTGAAGTTCTTAGGGGTAAAGCTGTTCTCTCCGTTGCACTTCTCTGCAAAAACAGTAGGCGATGGCTAACAAATTTCTTCTGCAATACAAGATTTCTTCCTGTGGTGGATAGATTAGCCAAAGAAAAAGACAGTTATGTGCAACAATGTCTTGAGGCATTCGTGAATGTGATCGCCTCCATAATACCGGGTTTGCTGGATACGATAACCAATGATATCCAGCAACTAATGACAGGAAGACGCCATGGACCTGGCTCTACCCTAAACAACCGAGCAGCTCAAAAGACTAATGCACACTTGTTCCCTgtggttcttcatcttcttggaagCTCTTCGTTTAAGAACAAATTGGTAACTCAACAAATTCTACGCCAGTTGGCAAATCTTACAAAACTTGTGGAAGCTTCATTTCAGGTCAGTAGTTACAATCAAATGAAATGCTCTGTGTTTTCTCATTTTGCACTTGTGGGGTTTTGATTAGATGCTCGTCAACGCTTAAACTCTTTGCTTTATCATAGCTACTGTACTATAATATGGTTAGTATTTCGTATAGGACAGGATTAAAAATTTCATACAACTAGAATCGGAACTTTCACCTAACTAGCTTCTTTCCTGTGTTAACTATTGATGTATGTTTAGGAGCTAAGATGTTTTAAGAATCATCTCCGTTTGCTCTCTTGTCTTTATCATGGTCTATATGACACAATGAACCTTGATACGATATATTTATGCAAATTTTGACGACTTGTTGCCAATTTGTAGGGACGAGATGACTTCCGTATAACCCTTCTTCAAGTTCTAGAATGCATAGCAGAAGATGCTCCGCTGGTTAAACAAAACGCTGAGATTATTATCCGTGAGATTCTCCCATCTCTGGCTGCAATTTACAATGGTAACAAAGACGGGGATGCTCGGTTTCTCTGTTTGAAGATCTGGTTCGATTCATTGACAATCCTCTTAACCGAATGCACGGACATCGAGCAACAAACATCTGAGGATTTGAAATCAGTATCCAACTCTCATTTCCTCCCACTATACCCTGCACTGATCCAAGACGAAGATCCAATCCCAGCTTACGCACAAAAGCTCCTCGTCATGCTCGTTGAGTTTGATTACATCAAAATCTCCAACATACTGCATCAGAATACAGTTTCACAATGCTTCGAGTTTCTTCTCGGAGACTTATCAAGCGCAAATGTGAACAACGTCAAGCTCTGTCTTGCCTTGGCTTCAGCTCCAGAGATGGAAACTAAGCTACTTTCTCAGCTCAAAGTGGTGAGAAGAATCGGGAATCTGCTAGAGTTCGTGAACGCCAAAGACATGGAAGATTTCCTTGAGCCTACTTTGAGTCTCTGCAGAGCTTTTCTGCTAAGGTCACTTGGGAACAAGAAAGGTCTCAGCTCCAACTACTCGAAAGAGCCAATGCTTTTATCAGAATCATCTTTCACATTCGAGGTCGATCCACAGGAGTGTATAAGAGACATTGCAGATTTTGGTAGCAACATTGGCTTGTTCTTGCACCTCGCGGGTCTAGATGACACGAGCATCGCAGTAGCAGATATTGCCTCTGAGTGTGTCGTGTTGCTACTTAAAGCTGCGTCGAGAGAAGCCACTACAGGTTTTTTAACTAACCTTCCTAAGATCACACCGATTCTGGACTCATGGGGCAGGGGGAACAGCACGGAGATGCAACTGTTGGTTCTGAAGAGAATCTTGCATTGTTTGGGTTATGCGTGCAAGCAGTATCTATCGCACGCGATGATTTTGTCGATATCAGGACACGATGTCAATAAGATCAACGCCATAGTCTCTGAGATCAAGAACTCAGACGTCGCTGGTCTTAGTAGCGTCGCTTCTCTAGTTGTTGTGGAGCTGCAGAGGTTGCCTCATCGCTGAGTTTGTTATTTGTTTAGTGAAAGTATTTCTGCAATTTCGTCCTATCTATTTGTTAAGCCCTGGTTTTCTGAATATGTTCGAGATAAACAAACTCAAAAAGCATGTGACATTGAAGCTTATCTTTCAATGTATATCGTAGTTCTCTCTCAGTTACAGTTTTATTAAATATCGGACTCTTTTTCATTCATATATGTTGCTAAAGTACTGAGTGAATTTTACTGTTTCATATGATTAATTAATTCAAAATGAAACACTGAAAAACGGGGTTGTGTAAAACCATCCCTCCCAAATAAACTTTAGAATGTTTTACCTCGAATGAAATTAAGGAAAGTTTTATTTATGAATGACTTCCAAACGGGCATGGTTCAGTTTTGTTtagatacaaaaaaaatgtttttagctCATGTTTCAAAAAGGATCTACCGAGCTAAAACAATATAATATGTCGATGACTTTAGTAAACcaaaattctcatttaatagtattttgtttcaattttcctataccaaacaaaaaaaataaaactagagATTTAGTTACAATTAGACATGTTTTTTTGCTTTATCCGTGAGTTTTTTTGTTATACTTATTGAATTGTAAATAGTCATCCAATTCAAACATTATGTTCTGAAATTTCAGAATACAAATTGACAATTAATTAGTCTTTGGATATAAACTAAGAAAATCTATTGTTTTCTTGAACTTTTCATTGAAATATAAAGGACTAAATCCTATAGAAGGAATTAAAGTAACAAATCACATTTTAGCACTAAACTATACCCGCTAAAATACAATAATTGTACATAAATTGACATTTTGTCGAACAAGGAATCTTTGtgcttatttttgttttggctGTGTTTAAAAGctttattgtttctttttttatgaaGTGAAAGAGGTGATAATGACAAGActacataaaatatttaatcgAACAAAGTCGAAACAATGTGTAGCCTTCTCATTAGCACACATGTTCTTCTGATCATTATTGGACTTATGTAGTACGTTTATTCACGACATGTGTAACATTCTCATATCAACCATTTCTTTcataaacaaagaaacaatAAATGTTTCAAACAAATTAGGCAAAAACATGTCGGTTATTTTTGGTTCTGATTCTTTTGAAATGAGGAAATTTGAACCTTACTTATAAaagttttgtttggttttcaaTTGAATATTTTGAGACCATCTGGTTCATATTTTCAGATCCATGTAAAATGTTTAGACCTAATATATTGTATTGTATAGGTTTGATTAACTAGTAATTACTTAGAGCATTGTCTATGGACGCAAAGAAAAACGACCTCGAAATCTAAACCTATCATATGAAGAAGCATATGAATTTTCTTAAGTGACTTCacaattttgttttgattaacAATGTTATTCTAAAGTTACAAATGCCAAACAATCACATGTATATCAGTATATCTCACATATGTTTGTATATCAAGTTGACTCATACAACAAATTTTGACAGTTTTCTAgcataaaattaacaaacataaAGTTCCAAGCTCTCTTTATCGATCAAACATACACAGTTACTACCAGTTGTTGGAGCAAATCATGTCTGGGAATAAAGGAGTAGTTGGTTTGATTGAGTCTTTGTTTAGTTTAGAAGTTTAATGCAAAGTATTCGTCATGTCTTTTTGTTAAGCTCTAGCTTTCTGAATATGTACGAGATAAAACAAACTCAAAAGCATGTGACATTGAAGCTCATCTTTCTTGTAAATCCTAGTTCTCTCCATTACAATTGTGGTGCTGGTACCTACGAACTACTTCGGTTAGAATCGTTGGATGTTCGAGACGAGTTTGATTTAAGCCTAAAGTTgttggttaaatatttttttgtaaaatatcgGAACCCATTTCATAGATGTTGCTAAATTATTGTTATCACTTCTTTTGTTTCATATGATTAATTAGTTCAAATCAAATATCATATGATGTCGTATTATACTAAGTAGTAAAAAACTTTTGAAAGTGCAAAAGACAAGAAATCATCTCTTGTGGAAACTCCTTGGCTTTATAGCAAATTTCAAAGTCTTCAACTATTACCACACACATTAACGAAGTCAATCGATCCACGTGACAAAGGAAAGATAAACTTTCCCTTCCACCAAACCAACTCCAATAACACATTAAGATATATAGACTTACAATCCTTTCAAGTTTCAACTCCGAATAGTCTAATATACAATCACCctttattgttttaataatcTAATTACTAGAGATTATTTATGTTCTATGCACGCAATGTAAGGTAATAGGTAAACTATAActaaacatacaaaaaaaaaagattaagatGGAGCTTGGAGTATTATATATGGGGATGCAGAGATTGAACATCATAGTCAATTCATTCTATATTGTGAATCATGATTCATCACTatgaagaaacaaataaaagaaataGTGAAGTATTTTACTGgaaatgtataaatatatatatgtaattatacTCAATTTCTTGCAAAGAAAAGTTATAAGACCTTGCTCTTTCCctccagaaaataaaattattttttataattttaaagagTAAAGCTTCTTTTATATAGAGACATCATCATTACAACTCAAGATGCACTCTGATCAGCAAATAGAGAGAGACAGatccaacaaaaagaaaactcaaCTTTGATTTTCAtcatttaaaccaaaaaaaggatgatgaagaagaagatggctcCTTCCTCTTTTCTCAATAAActtctcatcatcatcctcttcatctctctctcctctctttcttctctctcttcctctctacCTTCTACTCCAACCATTTCTCCTCCCTTCCAAGAGCTTTCGCCGGAGATCGCTCCTCTCCTCCCTTCACCAGGAGACGCTTTACCTTCCGGCGCCGGCGCCGGTACAATCCCTTCTTCTCCAAGCCCTCCTGATCCCGACACTAGCGACGGCTCCTCGTACCCTGACCCGGCTTTTGCTCCCTTCGCTTCTCCGCCGGTTTCTTCTCCTGCTCCACCGTCTCATCCTCTCACCGGAGTTGTACTCCTCTTTCTCATTGTCTCATCCGCCTCGCTATGGCTCTGTGGCGTTATAGCACTACTATAGTTCCACTTCAGTTATACATTAAACGAACGTTTTGGGTTTCACGTGTTTGTCCAAATGTATATCATTCtcgaataaacaaaaaatatatataacatttttcttCCGTTGTGAGCTATGTATTATACATTTAATCTTTCCATTTCACTCCCCCTGCTGAAATTGTGAGTCAATGTTAAACATTTCGATTAACATGCatataagcttttttttttgtttaagacGTGTGTACAAGTTATATCAAGGATGATATCATTTGAACTCAAAGTTCACCATGGTTTATATCAGGACCATACACCAACGAAATTTCATCTCATATAAAATCAATAAGCCTTACTTATTACATGCATTATGTATATGTTAGTATGAGCTATATATACCTTTTACATAACgatataaattaaactatatgtgTGTTATAGTTAGGAGAATCTATGTCTAATTAGGTGGACTTCATTTGTCTGTTTCTGCTGCTGCTTTATTCCTTTTTCCTGTTAAAGCACCTTTTGAAAAAGTTTAAATCATGTTTGGCGGATGTAAAGACCCAACTAGTAATGAGTGTCCAATGAAACTAGATAGTTATAAGAAACCGTTCATAtggtaatgaaaaaaaaagtagtgaGAACCTGTATAGATATGTTTACCTATTGTAAAGTTATTTGAAAAGATATTtgtaatatatgtatatgattcattcaaataaaaaaatattatgctgGTCAAAAAAAGAGAGGGATATGTTGATTAGATATGGTATATGATATCAAACTATATTAGATAAAACCAAACAATTGAATTATTTAAAATGGGCAAATGGTTAGAACATGCATGTGAGTTCCTCCTAATCCTGCTAAAGTATAAAAGTGTTCATCTCCTGTCTCTCACCTTTAGTTACTTTCTAATTTTCTCAATATTTTGCTATGTTGTCAAATCAcaaaaatactattattttcgTGTATATGAATATATGACTTTATAATTTAAGGATTTGTGCGTGACAGATGGTATGATCACTATAATGTTGCGTTGGTACCCACTATCTTTGTCCTTAGTAGGAGACTAGGAGCAATGTCAAGCTCCAAAGTATATGCATTGATAATCTCTACATGTAATGTCAATAAGCAATGAGTATGCCAAAAAAACACATCTCGTTGAACCGTGATAATCTCTACATGTAATGTCAATAAGCAATGAGTATCTGGATCGCTTGAGCCTCTGACTAGTCCCAGAGGCTAACACTATGACTTTAACCATACGTAGCTGGTTACTACAATTGCTTTTAATCGTAAAATATTTGGTTTTGGAACATTTTTACGTGGATTGGTTTTACTAGTTCATCTCAATCAGTGTGATTAACAAATATATGTCTCAGCCATGACAAAATACATCAATTCACTAacctaaatttaaaaatctcataAAACTCAACTTTCTGGAGGCTTCACAGTATTGATTCATTACGAACATGGGCGTATAATACACACGTGTTATGTTTCTTGTTGTAAGCTGCAACAAACACCCACGCCCAAGATAACAAACTAAGTTTCAAATCAGCTCTTGTTCGCATGGATCGATATTGAAAAATTTAATTCGAAAGTATTGGTGATGATTGACAAGTGCTTTAGACCATCTCTAAACATACTTCATTTGCTACTTTTTGATTCATCTTAAAGTAAGTTTTTCtcccaacttttttttttttacttcaaaatgaaATAATGAACAGtgttaaatcaaatttgaagaCATATTGTTTCCATCTTTATTTTTGAAGATGAacttttaaaattgtaatttggTTCTTaacttttacttatttttattttttaccaaaataaattacatacGTTATTAtccaattaatttcaaaattttgactGTTATTTTCATCTAATCAGATGCTTATATTGAAAgcatatgaatatttatttttaataaattttaactcgATTAAAAAGAATCAAAGTTAAATAATCTCATCTCTTACTTCTAAACAGTTCGATTAATCACTCATAGAAAAAACTACATATATGGTgttttttacaaattaagatgcttcttgtttgtttattcataatatgtaataaatttattatatgatgatgtttaatttatatgaaataataaTTGTGTTGGATtattggaaaataaaaatagttaggtaaaatagtaaatatgaaaaacataaggttttattaataattaatgataaacTGGAGATGCAATATATTTGGAATattctttttacaaaaaaaaaaaaaaatgaaacaaatcatTGAAGTGAATAttgcttgattttttttttcattttgaagaAAGTGATATTTTGAAGACAAAAATGAAATCAACTAGTGGAGAGGCTCTTGTTGTAGAATATCTGTGCAGTCAGTTTTACTTAAagcacatttttttttcaatcatgctttagaaagaattttttttaaagctacatagttttctttcatttcttttctttttggcttgacaaaaaaaatacctATAGCACTTATGGACTTGACTGAAATGAGTTGTagctttatatattttgttatagcATTAATATTGCAGATTTTTTGCagtagttttatattttttgtgtaGAATTTTGATTGTAGATTTAATGAGATTTAGtgatttacttttaaattttctgAAGATAAAATTTAAGTACTTTAGTTTTTCgctttcaaaatctaaaaagaagaaagaaaataaaatatgtagcTTTAAAAGGTGTTTTTAAAGCATGATTAGAAGAGCTTTgtgttttagaaagaaaaaaattggttgTATTCTACATCACTTATAAAACATTTGCTAATCATTACTTGTGTTTTAGTTTTGGGAGATGTTAttcaatcatgtattttaatgaAGTTCAAATTAATCTAAATACAATCTATCATTATTCGAATGATGATTCTAAATTCTATgttaaaatctattgttattgaatatagtatttataaatcttatttaACAGGCTGgtgttatttattaaattatttaaattcaatatttaatgtctagtgttattcaattttataggattttttttctaataattctATGTGGAGTCTAatgaatctatatatataaaaatatgttcgcCTCCCTCCTGTAATGCCACGTCATCAAGTCGTGCGTTatgggagtgacacgtgtctCATTTTGTATTTGAggccaaaataaaacaaaaaactgtcaggggtaattgaacccagcacctcCAGTACTGATAATATCTCTTAGAACCGCTAGGCTagagtcactttttataaatatgtagccgcgaaaatacttattatcgtgttgGCTGAAgtccatgcttcttctgcttgtggccagggccggcactgaactgacgtcaagatgaagatcgtgaagttaaaaactttgctccaaacagttttgcaatgttttcaacttttataacttgatgcatataatatatatcaaaatacatttgttgtacacgcttttattagttttgcttttaaaagaaggtatttgcagttataaatgttttgtgccagtgaagtaatggttgaaaaacctttgtacatatgtcattttaaaata includes the following:
- the LOC103845810 gene encoding serine/threonine-protein kinase RUNKEL; protein product: MNQYHIYEAIGHGKCSTVYKGRKKKTIEYFACKSVEKSRKSKVLQEVRILHSLNHPNVLKFYAWYETSAHMWLVLEYCVGGDLRTLLQQDTKLPEDSVYGLAYDLVIALLFLHSKGITYCDLKPSNILLDENGHIKLCDFGLARKLDDISKSPSTGKRGTPYYMAPELYEDGGVHSFASDLWALGCVLYECYTGRPPFVAREFTQLVKSIHSDPTPPLPGNPSRSFVNLIESLLIKDPAQRIQWADLCGHAFWKSKINLVQLPPQPTFDKMIGIHPKPCLSEHNGDRPNKTPQKSREKDPKGGSRHNESNTQGSRGHETPQKGTPAGSKVQTKLPSKATEEKHVGRPGANRQVNILRLSRIAKANLQKENEKENYRRPLPNSNENCAEVKIENTDMELDFDEDNDEEGPDESEGNENTPCAKDERVLNQNESHQRQGVRSNNVPDENSSPNETPTSAEAKDCQEEQSEPIEVSAALPCASPLVKTHRGREVSGLTVNHDSSKTPNSISDVLWHLSDLSVRPVMPSKKSDKEAVPSLSFEAPQPSDFGKMGKQELEPLNNRIITVLSGSSAGISEKQNLIRYLETLSGNADAANILTNGPIMLVLVKVLRLSKTPAFRVQIASLIGLLIRHSTSIEDDLANSGILDSLTNGLRDKHEKVRRFSMAALGELLFYISTQNEHKDFKPTESPSKEIRSASGWQVSNALISLVTSTLRKGEDDLTQLYALRTIENICSQGAYWATRFSSQDLISNLCYIYRAVGKQESMRQTAGSCLVRLARFNPPCIQTVVEKLSLKEIASSFVKGSAREQQVCLNLLNMAMIGSHTFPSFGRHLVTLAEEKNLFPSLLSVIEQGTEVLRGKAVLSVALLCKNSRRWLTNFFCNTRFLPVVDRLAKEKDSYVQQCLEAFVNVIASIIPGLLDTITNDIQQLMTGRRHGPGSTLNNRAAQKTNAHLFPVVLHLLGSSSFKNKLVTQQILRQLANLTKLVEASFQGRDDFRITLLQVLECIAEDAPLVKQNAEIIIREILPSLAAIYNGNKDGDARFLCLKIWFDSLTILLTECTDIEQQTSEDLKSVSNSHFLPLYPALIQDEDPIPAYAQKLLVMLVEFDYIKISNILHQNTVSQCFEFLLGDLSSANVNNVKLCLALASAPEMETKLLSQLKVVRRIGNLLEFVNAKDMEDFLEPTLSLCRAFLLRSLGNKKGLSSNYSKEPMLLSESSFTFEVDPQECIRDIADFGSNIGLFLHLAGLDDTSIAVADIASECVVLLLKAASREATTGFLTNLPKITPILDSWGRGNSTEMQLLVLKRILHCLGYACKQYLSHAMILSISGHDVNKINAIVSEIKNSDVAGLSSVASLVVVELQRLPHR
- the LOC103845811 gene encoding classical arabinogalactan protein 25 → MMKKKMAPSSFLNKLLIIILFISLSSLSSLSSSLPSTPTISPPFQELSPEIAPLLPSPGDALPSGAGAGTIPSSPSPPDPDTSDGSSYPDPAFAPFASPPVSSPAPPSHPLTGVVLLFLIVSSASLWLCGVIALL